Proteins from a genomic interval of Corvus moneduloides isolate bCorMon1 chromosome 6, bCorMon1.pri, whole genome shotgun sequence:
- the LOC116445364 gene encoding olfactory receptor 1019-like has translation MVGENETFASEFILLGFTTRADLQVMFFVLFLAVYVVTLLGNLGAIVLIRMDLHLHTPMYFFLSHLCLLDICYSSTIIPQSLRDFLAEKKVISFARCVTQLFSFATWATTECYVLAAMAYDRYVAICRPLLYSVLTSQRICIGMLAGAYLAGVISSTLHTVSIFRSPFCHSWAIDHFFCDGPPLLALSCSETRASEVVVAVVVGFNTLSTVAFILVSYSSILAAVLRIRSAAGRRKALSTCASHLASVTLYYSSSILMYLRPVSSHSLQQDKVISLVYSVAVPMLNPFVYSLRNTDLRNAMRKAKSRILTAWSIHGSRLAEKRGRPRCREGC, from the coding sequence ATGGTTGGAGAAAATGAGACGTTTGCATCTGAATTTATTCTCCTGGGCTTCACCACCCGGGCAGACCTGCAGGTGATGTTTTTTGTCCTGTTCCTTGCCGTCTACGTGGTCACTCTCCTAGGAAATCTGGGAGCCATTGTATTGATCCGTATGGATCTGCACCTTCACACCCCCATGTACTTCTTCCTGAGCCACTTGTGCCTCCTGGACATCTGCTACTCCTCTACCATCATCCCCCAGAGCCTGAGGGATTTTTTGGCAGAGAAGAAGGTGATTTCCTTTGCGAGATGCGTCACCCAGCTCTTCTCCTTTGCCACCTGGGCCACCACCGAGTGCTACGTGCTGGCCGCCATGGCCTATGACCGCTACGTGGCCATCTGCAGGCCCCTGCTCTACTCCGTGCTCACATCCCAGAGGATTTGCATTGGGATGTTGGCTGGGGCCTACCTGGCTGGAGTGATCAGCTCCACCCTCCACACGGTTTCCATATTCCGCTCCCCGTTCTGCCACTCCTGGGCCATCGACCACTTCTTCTGTGATGGGCCCCCGCTGCTGGCCCTGTCCTGCTCTGAAACCCGCGCCAGCGAGGTCGTGGTGGCCGTCGTGGTGGGGTTCAACACGCTGAGCACCGTGGCCTTCATCCTGGTGTCCTACTCATCCATCCTCGCCGCCGTCCTGCGGATCCGCTCGGCGGCCGGGCGGCGCAAGGCCTTGTCCACCTGCGCCTCCCACCTGGCCTCCGTCACTCTGTACTacagcagctccatcctcaTGTACCTGCGCCCCGTCTCCAGCCACTCCTTGCAGCAGGACAAGGTCATCTCCCTGGTGTATTCCGTCGCTGTCCCCATGCTGAACCCGTTTGTTTACAGCCTCAGGAACACGGACTTGAGGAACGCCATGAGGAAAGCGAAAAGTAGGATCCTCACTGCCTGGTCCATCCATGGCTCCCGGTTAGCTGAA
- the LOC116445419 gene encoding LOW QUALITY PROTEIN: olfactory receptor 1030-like (The sequence of the model RefSeq protein was modified relative to this genomic sequence to represent the inferred CDS: inserted 1 base in 1 codon): MAAKGNGTSSAHFVLLGFSQQGNVQVVLFVVFLVIYVITLLGSMGLLVLIQLVAQLHIPMYFFLSSLSFLDFCYSSCITPRLLWDLLDEEKVISHAACLTQFYFYVAFATAECYLLAAMAYDRYVAICSPLLYSLSMSRGLCVLLVASSCLAGVTNATLHTGLALGLSFCGPNVIDHFYCEGPLLFALSCXDPAPNELGMFVMAGFNLAATILAILLSYAFVLTAILGTRSAAGKRKAFSTCTSHLAVVVVSYGSFMAMYSQRSSRSSRVQDKVASVFYTMVTPMLNPFIYSLRNQEVKAGLWRLIGRKGSAEK; this comes from the exons ATGGCAGCCAAAGGAAATGGAACCTCCAGTGCTCACTTTGTCCTCTTGGGATTCTCCCAACAGGGCAATGTCCAGGTTGTTCTCTTTGTGGTCTTCCTGGTGATCTACGTGATCACCCTGCTGGGGAGTATGGGGCTGCTGGTGTTGATCCAGCTGGTTGCCCAGCTCCACATCCCCATGTACTtcttcctgagcagcctgtccttTCTGGACTTCTGTTATTCCTCCTGCATcactcccaggctgctctgggatcTCCTGGATGAGGAGAAGGTCATTTCTCATGCCGCATGCCTCACGCAGTTCTATTTCTACGTGGCCTTTGCCACCGCTGAGTGTTACCTCCTGGCTGCCATGGCCTACGACCGCTACGTGGCCATCTGCAGCCCCCTGCTCTACTCCCTCTCCATGTCCCGAGGGCTCTGTGTGCTTCTGGTGGCCAGCTCATGCCTGGCAGGGGTCACAAATGCCACCCTCCACACGGGCCTGGCCCTTGGGCTGAGCTTCTGTGGCCCCAATGTCATCGACCACTTCTACTGCGAGGGGCCCCTGCTCTTCGCTCTCTCCT ACGACCCCGCGCCTAACGAGCTGGGGATGTTTGTCATGGCAGGCTTCAACCTGGCTGCCACCATCCTGGCCATCCTGCTCTCCTACGCCTTCGTCCTGACCGCCATCCTGGGCACGCGCTCGGCCGCAGGGAAGCGAAAAGCCTTCTCCACCTGCACGTCCCACCTGGCTGTCGTGGTGGTCTCCTATGGATCCTTCATGGCCATGTACTCCCAGcgcagctccaggagctcccgGGTGCAGGACAAGGTGGCCTCGGTGTTCTACACCATGGTCACCCCCATGCTGAACCCCTTCATCTACAGCCTGAGGAACCAGGAGGTGAAGGCTGGGCTCTGGAGACTGATAGGGAGGAAAGGTTCTGCTGAGAAatag
- the LOC116445996 gene encoding olfactory receptor 8H1-like has protein sequence MAGSNCSQATEFILAGFPEAPAAQVAQFLLFLLTYLVTILGNLGMIALIRVSPLLHSPMYYFLGNLAFVNLCTSTIITPRMLAGVLLGKKGITYAGCMAQVFTFDLFEMVECVLLVVMAYDRYVAVCHPLLYPLVMSPERCSRLVTGSYLLGLINGVGQTISMSSLFFCGSSAIDLFFCDISLLISLSTSNTTLSLNIMRTSSLLGVSSILVVLVSYMVIISTVLSTSSAGGKRQALSTCASHLTTVSTFYGSLIFMYLIPRSETSRGGDRWAAVLYTVVTPMLNPLIYGLRNQVVKEAWRRLRKRRSVARYTGGVGDSLGFL, from the coding sequence ATGGCAGGAAGCAATTGCTCCCAAGCAACCGAGTTCATCTTGGCAGGGTTCCctgaggcaccagcagctcaggTTGCCCagttcctgctgttcctgctcacCTACCTTGTCACCATCCTGGGGAACCTTGGGATGATTGCCTTGATCAGAGTCAGTCCCCTGCTCCACTCCCCCATGTATTATTTCCTGGGCAACCTGGCTTTTGTGAACCTCTGCACTTCCACCATCATCACCCCCAGGATGTTGgctggggttttgttggggAAGAAAGGAATCACCTATGCCGGGTGCATGGCTCAGGTGTTCACTTTTGACCTGTTTGAGATGGTCGAGTGCGTCCTGCTGGTTGTGATGGCTTATGACCGATACGTGGCTGTTTGCCACCCCCTGCTCTACCCCCTTGTAATGTCCCCAGAGCGCTGCTCCCGGCTGGTGACCGGGTCCTACCTCCTGGGGCTGATCAACGGTGTGGGACAAACCATCAGCATGTCCAGCTTGTTCTTCTGCGGCTCCAGCGCCATTGATCTGTTCTTCTGTGACATTTCCCTGCTGATCTCGCTCTCCACCTCCAACACCACCCTCAGCCTCAACATCATGAGGACATCATCTTTGCTCGGTGTTTCCAGCATCCTGGTGGTCCTGGTGTCCTACATGGTCATCATCTCCACCGTCCTGAGCACCAGCTCTGCCGGAGGCAAGCGCCAAGCCCTCTCCACCTGTGCCTCCCACCTCACCACCGTCAGCACCTTCTATGGGTCACTGATTTTCATGTACTTAATCCCCAGGTCAGAAACCTCCAGGGGAGGAGATAGATGGGCTGCTGTGCTCTACACTGTGGTGACCCCTATGCTGAACCCCTTGATCTACGGCCTGAGGAACCAGGTGGTAAAGGAGGCTTGGAGGAGACTCAGGAAAAGAAGATCAGTGGCCAGATACACTGGAGGTGTGGGTGATAGCCTGGGATTTTTGTGA
- the LOC116445995 gene encoding olfactory receptor 5B21-like: MGGNHTQPKFILLGITDTPWAQAPLFGLFLLIYIITLVGNVGLMVLVWVAPSLHTPMYFFLAHFSLADVCYSTIISPKMLTDLLFGNKTISWAGCVTQFHLFALFATAECHLLATMAYDRHVAICHPLLYVTVVSPRACWQLVAWSYLVASLSALIYTSCTFGGSFCGPRQVDHFFCDASPVLRLVCSDTRGSEAAIFALATANGLGTSLVILLCYGRIFHTILGMRLAPSRARAFHTCASHLVSVSLFYGALFFMYLQPASRHGSRDKVASVFYTVVSPMLNPFIYSLRNKEVKAALGKCRRRMLNHCRHQRGATHGIRESWNALGWKGH, translated from the coding sequence ATGGGAGGAAACCACACGCAGCCCAAATTCATCCTCCTGGGAATTACAGACACTCCGTGGGCACAGGCCCCTCTTTTTGGGCTCTTCCTGTTGATTTACATCATCACTTTGGTGGGGAACGTGGGGTTGATGGTCTTGGTTTGGGTGGCTCCCAGCCTCCACACCCCCATGTACTTCTTCCTCGCCCATTTTTCCCTGGCCGACGTCTGCTATTCCACCATCATCTCCCCCAAAATGCTCACAGACCTGTTATTTGGGAATAAAACCATTTCCTGGGCTGGCTGCGTGACACAATTCCACCTCTTTGCTCTCTTCGCCACGGCCGAGTGTCACCTCCTGGCCACCATGGCCTACGACCGGCACGTGGCCATCTGCCACCCCCTGCTTTACGTCACAGTCGTGTCCCCTCGGgcctgctggcagctggtggCCTGGTCCTACCTCGTGGCCTCCCTCAGTGCCCTCATCTACACCAGCTGCACATTTGGGGGCTCCTTCTGTGGGCCCCGCCAGGTCGACCACTTCTTCTGCGatgccagccctgtgctgaggCTGGTGTGCTCCGACACCCGCGGCAGCGAGGCCGCCATCTTCGCCCTGGCCACCGCCAACGGGCTGGGCACCAGCCTGGTCATCCTGCTCTGCTATGGCCGCATCTTCCACACCATCCTGGGCATGCGCTTGGCACCCAGCAGGGCCAGAGCCTTCCACACCTGCGCCTCCCACTTGGTGTCTGTGTCCCTGTTCTATGGGGCTCTGTTCTTCATGTACCTGCAGCCGGCGTCCCGGCACGGCAGCCGGGACAAGGTGGCCTCTGTCTTCTACACTGTGGTCAGCCCCATGCTCAACCCTTTCATCTACAGCCTGAGGAACAAGGAGGTGAAGGCAGCGCTGGGGAAGTGCAGGAGGAGGATGTTAAACCACTGCCGGCATCAGAGAGGTGCAACTCATGGCATCAGGGAgtcctggaatgctttgggttggaagggacattga